A genome region from Scyliorhinus canicula chromosome 16, sScyCan1.1, whole genome shotgun sequence includes the following:
- the LOC119950564 gene encoding BTB/POZ domain-containing protein 17-like isoform X1, protein MGRQRMDGSEASETFVHQTHIMSALSSLFKSEELCDVRLSINGGSPLPAHRFVLALGSAVFRAMLSGERWADGRRGTVELTEEEGAAACFEDFLRYFYTGRIAVNVDNVFAVHGLAEKYDVGPLRIACEQFLLDNVAHAGALDLALAWHRYARFVGFTRLEEACDTFVAWNLDTVMRSPDWLALDEEQMDALLRRSDLVVESEFALCQALLRWLERRPDAAAPNLLAHLRFPMMSPDELASLRVDPLAPRQLLDDLLAQSLGLHQDSCLTKENVGRLHAAPACPLRQRLYTAKSCGSPWQLDFFSSMTKTVLCKEFATTNFRVQSKWFVTFHPKGERLVVQEERPVRGSVRLPAPPGAKRRCTCPGLYERVLKDNNRAALHCKIIRCHSSSRATHEHQIAVLFYRFLAGRWLVCDLKTFNIPHWQDVKIDDLLPASERGKYVSRVNDTMTLHFIGQTNWKKI, encoded by the exons atgg GTCGACAGAGGATGGACGGCTCGGAGGCGTCGGAAACCTTTGTCCACCAGACGCACATCATGTCGGCCCTCTCGTCCCTCTTCAAAAGCGAGGAGCTCTGCGACGTGCGGCTGTCGATCAATGGTGGCAGCCCGCTGCCGGCCCACCGCTTCGTGCTGGCGCTGGGCAGTGCTGTCTTCCGCGCCATGCTATCAGGCGAGCGCTGGGCAGACGGCCGTCGTGGCACGGTGGAGCTGACGGAGGAAGAGGGGGCAGCGGCCTGCTTTGAGGACTTCCTGCGCTACTTTTACACAGGCCGCATCGCCGTCAACGTGGACAACGTCTTTGCCGTGCATGGCCTGGCTGAGAAGTACGACGTGGGGCCCCTGCGGATCGCCTGTGAACAGTTCCTGCTGGACAATGTGGCGCACGCTGGCGCGCTGGACCTAGCCCTGGCCTGGCACCGCTACGCCCGCTTTGTGGGTTTCACTCGGCTCGAGGAGGCCTGCGACACGTTCGTGGCGTGGAACCTGGACACGGTGATGCGCTCACCCGACTGGCTGGCACTGGACGAGGAGCAAATGGACGCCCTGCTCCGCCGATCGGACCTGGTGGTGGAGAGCGAGTTCGCCCTGTGCCAGGCCCTGCTCCGCTGGCTGGAGCGCCGCCCCGACGCTGCCGCCCCAAACCTGCTGGCCCACCTGCGCTTCCCCATGATGAGCCCCGACGAGCTGGCCTCGCTGCGAGTCGACCCCCTGGCACCGCGCCAGCTGCTCGACGACTTGCTGGCCCAGAGCTTGGGTCTGCACCAGGACAGCTGCCTGACTAAGGAGAACGTGGGGCGCCTCCACGCGGCACCGGCTTGCCCACTGCGTCAGCGGCTCTACACGGCCAAGAGCTGCGGCAGTCCCTGGCAGCTCGACTTCTTCAGCTCCATGACCAAGACGGTGCTCTGCAAGGAGTTTGCCACCACTAACTTTCGGGTGCAGTCCAAGTGGTTTGTCACCTTCCACCCCAAGGGCGAGCGGCTGGTGGTGCAGGAGGAGCGCCCAGTCCGTGGCAGCGTGCGCTTGCCGGCTCCCCCTGGCGCCAAGCGCCGCTGCACCTGCCCCGGCCTCTATGAGCGGGTGCTGAAGGACAACAACCGGGCAGCCCTGCACTGCAAGATCATCCGCTGCCACTCCAGCAGCCGGGCCACACACGAGCACCAGATTGCTGTGCTTTTCTACCGCTTCCTGGCGGGCCGCTGGCTTGTGTGTGACCTCAAGACCTTCAACATCCCCCACTGGCAGGACGTGAAGATCGACGACCTGTTGCCTGCCTCGGAGCGGGGCAAGTACGTCAGCCGGGTGAATGACACCATGACTCTACACTTCATCGGGCAGACAAACTGGAAAAAGATTTAG
- the LOC119950564 gene encoding BTB/POZ domain-containing protein 17-like isoform X2 has product MDGSEASETFVHQTHIMSALSSLFKSEELCDVRLSINGGSPLPAHRFVLALGSAVFRAMLSGERWADGRRGTVELTEEEGAAACFEDFLRYFYTGRIAVNVDNVFAVHGLAEKYDVGPLRIACEQFLLDNVAHAGALDLALAWHRYARFVGFTRLEEACDTFVAWNLDTVMRSPDWLALDEEQMDALLRRSDLVVESEFALCQALLRWLERRPDAAAPNLLAHLRFPMMSPDELASLRVDPLAPRQLLDDLLAQSLGLHQDSCLTKENVGRLHAAPACPLRQRLYTAKSCGSPWQLDFFSSMTKTVLCKEFATTNFRVQSKWFVTFHPKGERLVVQEERPVRGSVRLPAPPGAKRRCTCPGLYERVLKDNNRAALHCKIIRCHSSSRATHEHQIAVLFYRFLAGRWLVCDLKTFNIPHWQDVKIDDLLPASERGKYVSRVNDTMTLHFIGQTNWKKI; this is encoded by the coding sequence ATGGACGGCTCGGAGGCGTCGGAAACCTTTGTCCACCAGACGCACATCATGTCGGCCCTCTCGTCCCTCTTCAAAAGCGAGGAGCTCTGCGACGTGCGGCTGTCGATCAATGGTGGCAGCCCGCTGCCGGCCCACCGCTTCGTGCTGGCGCTGGGCAGTGCTGTCTTCCGCGCCATGCTATCAGGCGAGCGCTGGGCAGACGGCCGTCGTGGCACGGTGGAGCTGACGGAGGAAGAGGGGGCAGCGGCCTGCTTTGAGGACTTCCTGCGCTACTTTTACACAGGCCGCATCGCCGTCAACGTGGACAACGTCTTTGCCGTGCATGGCCTGGCTGAGAAGTACGACGTGGGGCCCCTGCGGATCGCCTGTGAACAGTTCCTGCTGGACAATGTGGCGCACGCTGGCGCGCTGGACCTAGCCCTGGCCTGGCACCGCTACGCCCGCTTTGTGGGTTTCACTCGGCTCGAGGAGGCCTGCGACACGTTCGTGGCGTGGAACCTGGACACGGTGATGCGCTCACCCGACTGGCTGGCACTGGACGAGGAGCAAATGGACGCCCTGCTCCGCCGATCGGACCTGGTGGTGGAGAGCGAGTTCGCCCTGTGCCAGGCCCTGCTCCGCTGGCTGGAGCGCCGCCCCGACGCTGCCGCCCCAAACCTGCTGGCCCACCTGCGCTTCCCCATGATGAGCCCCGACGAGCTGGCCTCGCTGCGAGTCGACCCCCTGGCACCGCGCCAGCTGCTCGACGACTTGCTGGCCCAGAGCTTGGGTCTGCACCAGGACAGCTGCCTGACTAAGGAGAACGTGGGGCGCCTCCACGCGGCACCGGCTTGCCCACTGCGTCAGCGGCTCTACACGGCCAAGAGCTGCGGCAGTCCCTGGCAGCTCGACTTCTTCAGCTCCATGACCAAGACGGTGCTCTGCAAGGAGTTTGCCACCACTAACTTTCGGGTGCAGTCCAAGTGGTTTGTCACCTTCCACCCCAAGGGCGAGCGGCTGGTGGTGCAGGAGGAGCGCCCAGTCCGTGGCAGCGTGCGCTTGCCGGCTCCCCCTGGCGCCAAGCGCCGCTGCACCTGCCCCGGCCTCTATGAGCGGGTGCTGAAGGACAACAACCGGGCAGCCCTGCACTGCAAGATCATCCGCTGCCACTCCAGCAGCCGGGCCACACACGAGCACCAGATTGCTGTGCTTTTCTACCGCTTCCTGGCGGGCCGCTGGCTTGTGTGTGACCTCAAGACCTTCAACATCCCCCACTGGCAGGACGTGAAGATCGACGACCTGTTGCCTGCCTCGGAGCGGGGCAAGTACGTCAGCCGGGTGAATGACACCATGACTCTACACTTCATCGGGCAGACAAACTGGAAAAAGATTTAG